In the Colletotrichum lupini chromosome 4, complete sequence genome, TCCAATCCCAATCCACGACTGTCATTCGTAAGTACACTCACTACCTACCTTGGGCACGTTCGCAACGCTTAGCCACCCGGCCAGATACTGCAGCAGAACgcagtaggtaggtagagtCGATGGAGAAACAAGTCTCGACTATGCAGCTTTGCAGCGGGTGCGGCGTGTAATCCAGCGTAACCACCGACATGGTCTTGCCTCTTTGGGAGTAGCCTCCTGTCCACCCGGTGGAAATCCGGGGACTCACTCTTCTGCCCATGTCTCGACTCGGCCCGCCTCGGCCACACTCGcactcctcctcttcttcttcttcttcttcttcttcttacaGTCTTTCTCGACGCTGACAGTCGATTCCTCGCGTGGCCCCCCTACCAACACCTCGCTACGACCATTCCATTCCGTCTGGAACATCCGCCTGGGACCGTCAGCTACGGAGGCTGTCCGTCATCCCCACATGGCACCGCTTCAGCTCTGGGCTCTGGTACTCAGCTCGCATCACAGCAGTATTACgggttaataatactcgACCCCTTTCTTCATGACCCATTCGCCTCTTTCTGCAACATTCGTCAACAGCACCGACCAGCTATTTCGCTTTGTTCATCACACTGAAATCTGTCCCGCCAGTCTCACCCACCTACGGAGTACTCTTCTGCCGTCTCCCTCCCATCCCCAGACGAAGAAAGCTCCGCCGCCCCCTGTTGACTGACCACCTGTACTTGGATTTGCTGATATCAGCCCAGATATCGGTTACACTCCCAAGCAGATGCTGATACGCTCTCAATCCGATGTCGTCCACGATCAGACACCCTGACTCCCACATCCGAATAAATCTCCGAAGCCCTGGGACGCCCTGGGACTGTGGGTTCTTTCATCCTCTATTTTTCCAGGGGCCTTTCGATACTTCGTACTTGCTAGATATAGAGCTTTCCGAGGTAACAAAAAACGTCCATGTCCACCGCTCTAATCCAGAGCCCGAACCACAGCGGACAGTCTCCTAGATTCGTATTGGCCTGCCTCACCTTTGCCATATACCCTTCCGTCATTGATCGGTCTCCATCCTCCTGGTTCTTCCGTAGCGCCCACCTACGGCGTTCCGTCGGCCAAAAAACAAGCGGCGGCGATATCAAGCTCTGTCTCCCTCACCATACCACCGTGGCGTAGCAGATGTGGCTGCCACAGCCAAAGAAAGGTGGCTCTGACGCGGCCTCCGGACGTTTGAGAGCCGATGAAAAGACGGTAAAGGCAAAAAAAGGAGACCTAAAACTAACTGACAGAGACAGTCTTAGGCTACGGCTGATGGAGGCGTCGCTATTGAATAAACAACCGTTGGCGTTGCTGCTCCCCCGAGGCTTTCATCGCATCCAAGACATCCAGTTTCGCACAGGGCCGCCTCATGGTCAGTCAGATCTCGCCCAGGCCATGCGGAATCCGGTCCCGCGGGGAGGGAAAGGGCCTGATCAGTGATACACCTTGCATGGAAGCGACTCTTATCGGCGGCTATGACGCAACGTCTCGATCTCATCCCACCTCTCGCCCACACCTCAGCTCGCTCATTGACACTGACTTTTCCGAGCCAACAACCGTTACGATATGCTTTTCGGCTTCGCAATCCGAGCCGTTTCTACCACGGCCTGGCAAGTCGACCACGTGTTATCCGCGGTACGGGGAAGCATAGCCGCTCTGCCATACTCAGCACCACAATAACCTCTACTGGATCTTGATATCTCGTCATAGCCGAGCTTAAGTCTTAAGAATTACACCATAAAATCAATCTCAGGAGAGTTTGTCCGACAACATGTCAGAATTGGCAATTCGACGGGCCACGAAACCTTGGTATGCCGACAACCAGTCAATCAGAAACACATCACTGAGATCCTCACCGGCCTTTCGTCAGCGCCATGCGGCTTGGCCTGGGTCTTGCTTCCTTTACGCCCTTGACATGAGTCGCGCCCATGCCTGAGTGCGGCGAGGGCCCGACGGTTATGTCACTTCAGCCCCCAACGAACCGCTCTCTGCTCCTCTCAGTGAAAATTTCTTCCTGTTTTCCAGGTCGTCCGGCCGGCAGTGTCTGAAATAAGCACCAATTTCCAGCCCCGAGTACAGAGATGAAGATGTTCATTGTTAAGGTGGCTCGCGCCCCGTTCGCTTCCGAGGATCGCGGCGTTCGTCGCACGCCAGATCTCGATTGTCTACAGCAGTCTAGTGCGTTTCGAAAAGTCCTTTGACGTTCGGCGTAGGCGTAAGGCTGAAATGAGCTTCCCATCACGCTCGATTGGGGCCTTCGGTCTCAGAGTCCTGATCCGGCGATTTATCGGATCAACTAACACTTTACATGTCGCCCAAACGAACCTCATGTCTGCTGAGAGGCTTCGCCTGTTTTGGACTCTGCTCCGTGCGTAATACTCCCGGCTTTCAAGGTCTTTCTTCGGAGCCCAAGTGGATATTAAGCACAACTCTGAAAGCTCTTTGTGAGTTCAGGTGCACTCTGCCACGCCGTGGTTGTCTTGGCAGAGTTCCGGCCGGGCCGCCGAATGCGAGTGCAACGCCATACTGAATTACCGATTCACCAGACAGATATGCATCGTCAAAAACGTGTCACGAGTTACGAGATGCCAAGCCAAACCCCAAGTCTTGCCCGAGCCTCACAAGTAGGAATTCGACTCCAAGTAGTCTTGAACATAAGTCATTGTCACCCAGTCGATGTTATTTCTCCAACAGATACAGTTCTCAAATTCTTGGAGGAGGGCTTCCGCAGAGACGCGCTGTTAAGAAAGGGTCTCCGATCTAGCAAAACTCGAGAGCAACATTATGCCCCCGGAGCTGTTCCTTTACATCTTCTACCACCGGGAAGTGACCATGAAATGAACAACCCGGGCCGGAACCCGGGACCCCTCTCTATTCCTTTTTGTCCTTTTCCTGTCTCTCCTGTCCCTTCTCTGAAATCTAACAAAAGAAACCCTTCGTCTCGAGCTGCCTTTCAAACTATTCTCGGGATAACCCTTGCAAGCCCCATCTCAAGTCCCGGTCTTCGACCCGCGTCCCGGTGGTCTGGGAAACACACACCCCCATCTCCAACGCCACGACGCCGCTGACGAAGACGAGCACCTTTCCATTCTGTCGGAAACACTTTGACTCGCGCCCCGTGTCAGCCGGATATGCCATGGCATGGCCCGCTTACCTCCCTTGCTCCCCCTCGAGATCTGAAGGATGCTGTCGATAGATGGTTCATGCTTGGCTAAAGAAGCTGACTGTTCGTCTTGGTCTGATTGGCTTATGGTCTTGTTGACATGAGATATTGGACCAAGTCAATTGTGGCTGAGCCACCAAGATCGGATAGCAGACAAACATCGTTCAAGGATACTCCTATACGAGAACCGAAAAATCTTGATCGGATCTATAGTTCAGTTCGAGTTCATGATGCGTTGTAACTAATGCTCCGCTCTAAAAACCAAAAACCCGCTCGCGGTTCCTTCAACCCCGCCCATCGCTGGGAGCCATCCCCGAATCCTTCGCGTTGAACGTGTACGTACATGAAGGTCCAAACGACAAACAAGGCCAGGGTATATCTTCAAGTCCCACTACGTCGCCTCCCTCTATGCTGCATTGCTGGCTCAAGCCTTCGGCTCAGCTCAGCTCAGCTCAGCCACCAGATACCTGCGCCCACAGCCAACAGTGTGGCTAGTATCATCGCCCCCTGCTTAGTAGACCACAGGAACATGCTCCAGCCAACAAGGACTTCCTTCCGTCTTGCTGCCGCACGTCGTTCCCAGGCCTCCGGATCGATGGCTACCGGGAGAACGAGGCGGGGATCCACGGCATTGGATGTGGGGGCTTCCGTCGATGAGCGGGCCAGCTCCTTCTCGGTGAGGAGGGGAACGGCAGCTCTCAGAAAAACGGCCCTGTGATCTGAGCTGCGGACTACGGGCATGGCGTCGTAGATCTTGACGTCGACCTTTTGAGGCTTGGTCTTGACCCACGAAGGGACGTCCAGGTACAAGATGCGATCCGTCCAACTAGGGTATCGATGAGGCGCAAACACCCAAGGCACATCCTCCACACCATCGACCTTCAGGCGGGTGTCATCTTGGGGCAGAACGTTGTATTTGTAGGTCGGAGGGAACTTGACTTCTGCCTCGCTCATGCCGTGCAACGTGCGTCCTGCCTGTCGTTCTCTCGTGAGCTGGTCCAAGGCGAAGAAGCGGGAGTAATGATGTTCGCTGTCGGGGTCGAGGCTGGGAAATGTCGCCATTGGCGGCGGGCTCGTTGTTGAGATGCGATAGTTGAGGTCGCCACCGACAAAAAGATGGGAGCTTGGCTTGAAGACGGATATCTCCTGTAGCCGTTCCTGAAGTGCGAGCGTTTGTGCTTGATGCTCGTCGTGCAACAAGTGCACTGCTTCATCTCTGGCACCCTCGGCCTGGCCCTCTCCATGTGTAGGAGTGGTTGGCTTATTCTTCTTCGGGTGCAGAATATCTTCCGGGTTCTCGAATGTCAGGCCACGCATGATGGTCGCCCAGTTGGCATTTCGCCTCGGCAGATTCCACTCCATTGCCGCAAGGTGCGTAGCTACAAAGGTGAGCTCCGTCTCCTTTTTTCCACCTTCGGTCGTCGTGCCCTCATACAAGACTCTGAGCGCCACAGCGCCCTTGTTGCCCATTTCTGCAGCGCCAAATCCCACCTCCGCCTCTTGCACACGCAGGATCGACTCGGGGTTCCGCGCAAAGAGCATAATGGCCGTCATACCGATATTACGAGTCCGGATCAGGGTGTAAGGTCGCACAGGTGTAGGAGCGGTGGGCTTGACCAGTATCGTCTCATCGTCGGCTCCATCATGACTGTCGGCGTCCGAGGTGGGACTTTCGTTGGTGTATCTGGTCGCAGCGAGGTTCAGGGCTTCCTCGAAGCGCGTGAGGTACGGGCTGAGAAAGTAGCCGCCGATGAAAGAGTACGATAACGGCGCGAATTCTTGTAAGGAGCTGGTAGGAGGTAATCTGGTCAGCTTTGTTGCACCCAAGGGAGCGGCAAAACACTGCACTCACAAGACAACAACCTCTGGGAGGGGAGTCGCGCTCTGCTTGAAAGCTGTGTGGAGGTTTGACGCAAAGACGTGAGTGTCGATAAAGTTCTTGGCGCAATTGAACGTTAACATGAACAGGTCGAGCGTCGAGGGAGCCATCTTGTCGGCGGGTGCGGTGGAGTTGACGTCGACAAGGGTCGCCATCGAAGCTCTGTCGGAGGTAATAGCCGCCGATGACGATTATCGAGTTGGTGTGCTGGGATTACTCGGCTAGAGGTGGCCTACCTTGTTAGTCAGCTCTCTACCCCTCCTCTTTCCAAGAGCACAATAGGTATGACGAGCTGGGAAGTTCACGAGACAAAGTGATAAAACTGAGTGAATGTTGGGAGAATATGAAGAAGAAGTCGAGTAGTAGATATAGGAGGAGACCATAGAGTTGGCAAGAGCGCACACGACTTTAGACCACTTGACATTGTCCCTTGTCCGTCCTCATCAAGATGGTTTGGCAGGATCGCCTGAGAAGTGTTGGTTAGGTGGGTTGCAAGTGCGGTCAACACTCACTCAGCCACGCGCTAGCTGCCCGGTAGGCTGTAGCTGCCCAGTAGCTTTCAAATGGCATTGATCAGAACGAGACAAGCTCACGCCAACTGCCCCGCTCCCAAGCTTGATTCTTGCCAGAAACtcacagagagagagagtgacTGCCAAATGCCAAAGCCGAATTCATGTGCAAGCTACAAGATGATGATTATGAAGTTAAGGGGAGGGAATGAGGGATCCTTCAGGTTGGGGAACATCCCTGACACCCCTCGACATCCCAACACTCGTCATGTACTCACCTAAGAGAGTCAGTCCAGTTCAGCTTTGCAGATGGCAAATGTTGGTGTAGGATGGGAAACTTTTATCGTGATGCACGGCATTAATGAGTACGATAAGAATATGCCGCGATGATTCGAACATACCTATATATATGCGGATATACTTTGCACCTGACGACATCCATTTGGTACTGTTTCTCTCGTTTCATGCAGTCAGCTGGTCGACGTTCCCTGCGAAATGGAACCAAGCGAAGCCGCACCTGACCCGTTGAGCCAACCAGTCTCATGACTTGATATCTTTCTCACATCCAAGTCTACAAGTTTTCCGCAGTCACATCATGCAGATGAGTATGCCTCTTTACGCATCACAGTCATGATCGGATCCCGAGAGAATACTAGTGCTGTGGCTGTTGTAGTGGACCTGCAGCATTTACACCGCCATATTCACAAATTGCAAGAGAAGAAAAGTCGCGCGACAATGTTAAATTGAGAAACTACCATGCGTATGTTGGTTGGTTCCGCTGCCCTTCGACATGCCTACAACTACCCGTGCTCTGCCTCCACCATATGCAAACTTGCCAGGCCGGTGAAAGCCCGCGGATGATGGAGGCGCAGTGTTGAGAGTCCAAGCACCAGCGTTCTGAGGTCGACAATCCACGTTGACTGCCAAGGCAGACAAGTAGACGTTGTCAACATCCCAGAACTTTGCTAGACCGTCTCCTAGAGCCCATAATAGTTGCCAGAGACCAGGTTTGGTGACTAGTCACCTAGTTCCTAGTTTCCCCCACGTGCAATGTCGGAGTAACGAATTCCCAACCAACCGAACCGAACCAAAAGCCAAAGAAAAGATGCCGCACTCTTCCTCATTAATTTTGCAACCATCATTCCCTTGCCGTTCCTTGTCTTTGCCGACTTGATGGTCGGAGCCCTTGTCAGACAGTGTCGGCAGGCCTGATACTTCGCAAAAGTTTCTCTCTCGTGATCGACCCCTCACCTAACGACCTCCCCAGAAGCGGGCCTCGACGCGTGATTGACCAAGTGCGAAGCCTCGAATGAAAATCAACCCACAATGCGCATAATCGGAAGGAAAAGTAAGAGAAAAAGAACAGAaggaaaaaaggaaaagtcCGTCGGTGAACGCAGCTCCAACGCATCGACCAGGTGCAAGGTACGAAACCAAGGCACACAAGTTGGGGGTGGGGGAATGTCTCGCGGGGCGGCCCGACGACGGTGCCTCGCAAAATTGAGGTACCGGAAGTGCCGTTCGAGTTCTTCCTACCATGGATATCGAACCATAGAGCTTCGGCAGCAAGGTCTACCGGGGCGTCTGTGAAATCGAGTGTCCTGTTATGAAGAATCGAGTCATTCGTGAAATCAACCCAAATATGTCGAAGAACGAAGTTGAGAATGCGTAAGGAGAATGCGACCAGTTCGCGTGGCAAGGCGTATCATCAAAGAGACCCTGCTGGTGAGCAGAACCCGTACCAATCGTGATGTCTGAGAGCCATGTCACGGAAGGGATGAAGCCAGTGATCTGGTCATACTCCAACGTGTTGGACAGAAAGCATGTGGTTACCGCCGTCGAGGATCACTTCGGCAGAAAGGAACTTGAACCATATGCTGGACTTGCGCCCTTCGTAGACGAGCGCAAACTAGATCATCGTCCACTAGGTCAGCATGCGTTTGTCAGCAACGGGTTCAACAGCCAGTGGTCGATGAGCTGCTTGGGTGATCAACTTACATCCTGTCACTTCCACCGACGGCACGGTTGGTATCTGGGGTGTTTACACCAGCACCAGATCCTCGTTCAATCACTTTGCGGCGCGAGCTGGGAAGGGCGTTAGGCTTATTAGCGCCAGGCTGAGGGGTCGGCTGACCAGCAGTAGCGGCGTTCGTGCGAGATGCCCGCGCCTTTTCATCCTCCTCCTGAGTGGCTCCTGCAGCCTGAGCAATTGCCTGAGCATTCTTCTGGTACTTGTAGACAGTCCAGTCGAAGACGTAGTCGTACTGGAAGCCCTCGCGGACGAAGAGATCACGGAAGATCTTGCGGAGGTAGCTGTAATCGGGCTTGTCGTCGAATCGGAGGGATCGGGTGTAGTTGAGGTAGATGGCGAATTCGTTGGGGAAGCCGCGGCAAAGGACCTCGGTCGGGGTGGTCATCTTCTTCTCCATGATGCGGTCGTATTTCTGCTTCTTGGTAGCAGCCTTAAGTCCCTGCCAGGGAAGGGATCCACGGCAGAAGTAGAGCATGACGTAGCCCAGGGACTCCATGTCGTCACGGCGAGATTGCTCTGCGAAGCTGTCAGTGGCCAGGAGGAAACGGAAAGGGGTTTGGGTGCGTGGAAAGATAACATACCGACACCCAAGTGGGTGTTGATGGAAGCATAACGGGCGGTTCCGGTAAGGTTCTTGTTCTCTCTGTAAGGGATGTGGAAGTGCGTCTTGGGGTCACGGTACTTCTTGGCCAAACCAAAGTCGATAACGTTGACCTGGTTGCCACGCTTACCAATACCCATGAGGAAGTTGTCGGGCTTGATATCACGGTGAATGAAAGACTTGGCGTGGATGTACTCGATGCGAGAAATCAGCTGATCAGCGAGAAGCAGCACGGTCTTGAGGGAGAATTTGCGGTTGCAGAAGTTGAAGAGATCCTCCAAACTGGGTCCGAGGAGGTCAAGGACCATGGCGTTGTAGTCGCACTCGGTACCGAACCAACGGACAAAGGGAATACCGACACCGCCGGCCAGGGACTTGTAGACTCTGGCCTCATACTCAAGCTGGGGGTGCTTGGCCTTGACGCTCTCGAGCTTGATGGCAATCTCCTCGCCGGAGATGATGTTGGTGCCGAGGTAAATATCACCGAAAGAACCAGAACCGATCTTGCGACCGATGCGGTACTTGTTACCGACACGAAGATCCTGCCAATTGTCGTTAGCCATGTGCAATGACAGTTGGAAGCAAGCGGCTCCATCGACAGATTGGGCCCTTTCAACAAGAGCATATATAGCTCCTGGCAAGACTGTGCCCAATGTCGAACAGAACCGACCGTCGACTATCCACTTACCATTGTGGTCATCTTGACTGATGTGCTGACTCTGCACCTTTCGGATGCAGATTTTGGTTTCGTAGGTCGGGTGTCGATCGACGGGTCAGAGTTTTAATCGACAACGAAGCGATGGGCTGGGTAGAATCGAAGAATTAGTATTGATGCATGAGACAAGGGAAGGCTTCGAACTGTGCCGTTGGAACGATGGAGATATGTGAGGACGTTGTGAGAACAGGAATAAGTGGGAAAGTTGAAGAGTGGGTAGAATTGGTCGAGGCCTTGGAAGAGAGGATTGAATGAGGCAAAGCTCGGATCCACCGCCAAAACCCACGGTCAGCCCGAGGCTAGGCTGGGCAAAACGGAGGAAGAGTGAACCCCAGACAGAGGCAGAGGGAGAGGGGTGTAGTCCGACAAGGCAACGATTGTCGACGGATTGAGGATCAAGGTAGTCGAAAATTGAGGGAATATAGCGAAAGAGGAAGAATAGGCTCACCTGTAGAGGGTTTGTACGTATGTGTTGTCGGGAGAGGTGGAAGGAGTCGTGTGTGTGAGAGAGATGGTTTGATGGTACCTGTGTGACGAAAGAGGTGAACGGGGTCAGTATGGGCTCTTGAAAGTCAAGATGAGTAGAGGGGGGGGCGGATGGATTGATGGGGGTCGGGAGGGGGTAATTTGTAATTGATGCTGATGCTGATGGGAATGGAAAATGTATGCGTACCTTATCCTCAAATGCCAACGAAGCCGTGTCCAAAGTGAAGGGGACAGAGACGATGTGCTGTTCGGGCAAGAAGCCTTTGGCAATCAAGGGCTCGTGAAAGAGATCGTGGGGTGAAGAAAGGAAGAGTAAGGCAGGAAGGAGGAGGGTGAGAGAGGATGGGAAGAGGGTACCTTAATGGGATGGGAGCCCAAAAGTGGAGGCGACAAGGCAAAATGGAGAAAAGCACCACCTTCCTTCCCTCAGGCGCTCTTACCTATCTTACGGAGTCCTTTAGGTACTTCTCATCTTCTCAAGGACTGGGCGACACGCGAAGGGCGAAGGAGGGCTGGCGGCGGGCAGCGGGCGGCGGACCACCTCACTGGGGCGGACAGGCGCTGGGTGCTAAATGGGACACGGAGACTGGACGGGGGAAATAGAACCAAGGAAGAAGGCACGAAGGAGACGAGGTATCCgtggtacctaccttactccgTGGGCCGCAGTTGCGCAGGTAGGTGTCTTccaaaggtaccttacctacctaccttacttacGGTAGGTGCCTTccaaaggtaccttacctacctaccttacttacGGTAGGTACCTATGTTGGGTACCTTAGATGCTCAGCCTGAGAATCTAGGTAAGTACCCCCATTGTCGAAAATCCGGTGGCAGGTACATACCCTTGCACGCCAATTCTGCCGAGAGCCGCACGTACCCTCTCCGTGCTCGTTCCCTCCAGCCCAAGGTCCGAATACCTGCCTTCTACCTGCGTTCGGGTGGCCTTCCATCCCCTCTCCCACACGGCATTACATAAGGCATCTTCCATTCATTATGCTGGACGATACGGGCAGCAACCCGACACAGCAAGCCTTCTTTTTCGGTGCCAACTTGCTGGTTCGTAGTTACCCGTCCGGCCGTCCACCCGTCCTCAACCTGGCAAGTCTCTACCGGTATTCTGACCATACTACGGAGCACCCTGTCATCATCAAGAACGTCAGCTCCAACTTGGACTATCCGTGTTGTCTATTGAACCATTCATCAAATTCAACAATCGAGCTGTCCACCTGGCTTGACACCGCCTCATGAAGCATCTCTTTGCCTCAAGATTCATATGCCGGCTCCAGTAACCAAACTGGTCTGTGGCCTCAGCCCGCCAGCGGCCAGCATCCTGAGCTCCCGTACTTCCGCGCTTGTCGCAGATGCCATGCCCTGGTCGCTTCAGCTCACATCACCTCACCTCTCACGTCACCCCAGATAAAGAAATACCGGCACAGAAAGCGAGCCAAGTACGACATCACAAAGGCACAGCTTTACCCAAATCCTCTTTACCAAGGCATACCGGCATACCGACACCAAGCTACATAGACCAAACACAGCCGCCGCGGCTCAACCACTACAATTGCGACACTCGTCACATCCTAACCGGTCAACCGAGCCCCGAGTACCGTACGCATAGGCTGATCTGTGGTCTGGCCAAGCACCAGCTCATCCTCATCTTGAGCCCATCTTGAAATTGGAACACCGCATTGGCCATGCAATTCAATGCAATGAACCTCTCTCCGCCGGGGTCACTGGACAACGACGGGGAAATACCTGGTCGAGACATGTAGGCCCCTCGCCAGCCCGACATGGAGTCCCACGGTCCACCCGCCCAACGTTCCACCGCTCCAAAGGGGGAAATTTCGAAGCCTGAAAACCGCTACCGCCGCCCCCAACCCTTCTCTCCAACACCCAAGAACCCTGTCTAGAATCACTACTTTCGGAAGACGAGCTTGCAGGCTTGCAGCAGTCTGGGTACTGACCCTACTCTGTACTTCCGAACTTCGTA is a window encoding:
- a CDS encoding casein kinase I hhp1, with protein sequence MTTMDLRVGNKYRIGRKIGSGSFGDIYLGTNIISGEEIAIKLESVKAKHPQLEYEARVYKSLAGGVGIPFVRWFGTECDYNAMVLDLLGPSLEDLFNFCNRKFSLKTVLLLADQLISRIEYIHAKSFIHRDIKPDNFLMGIGKRGNQVNVIDFGLAKKYRDPKTHFHIPYRENKNLTGTARYASINTHLGVEQSRRDDMESLGYVMLYFCRGSLPWQGLKAATKKQKYDRIMEKKMTTPTEVLCRGFPNEFAIYLNYTRSLRFDDKPDYSYLRKIFRDLFVREGFQYDYVFDWTVYKYQKNAQAIAQAAGATQEEDEKARASRTNAATAGQPTPQPGANKPNALPSSRRKVIERGSGAGVNTPDTNRAFALVYEGRKSSIWFKFLSAEVILDGGNHMLSVQHVGV
- a CDS encoding endonuclease/Exonuclease/phosphatase, coding for MFPNLKDPSFPPLNFIIIIFFWQESSLGAGQLAYWAATAYRAASAWLRRTRDNVKWSKVVCALANSMFYHFVSPPLAEASMATLVDVNSTAPADKMAPSTLDLFMLTFNCAKNFIDTHVFASNLHTAFKQSATPLPEVVVFSLQEFAPLSYSFIGGYFLSPYLTRFEEALNLAATRYTNESPTSDADSHDGADDETILVKPTAPTPVRPYTLIRTRNIGMTAIMLFARNPESILRVQEAEVGFGAAEMGNKGAVALRVLYEGTTTEGGKKETELTFVATHLAAMEWNLPRRNANWATIMRGLTFENPEDILHPKKNKPTTPTHGEGQAEGARDEAVHLLHDEHQAQTLALQERLQEISVFKPSSHLFVGGDLNYRISTTSPPPMATFPSLDPDSEHHYSRFFALDQLTRERQAGRTLHGMSEAEVKFPPTYKYNVLPQDDTRLKVDGVEDVPWVFAPHRYPSWTDRILYLDVPSWVKTKPQKVDVKIYDAMPVVRSSDHRAVFLRAAVPLLTEKELARSSTEAPTSNAVDPRLVLPVAIDPEAWERRAAARRKEVLVGWSMFLWSTKQGAMILATLLAVGAGIWWLS